The Cyprinus carpio isolate SPL01 chromosome A9, ASM1834038v1, whole genome shotgun sequence genome window below encodes:
- the pikfyve gene encoding 1-phosphatidylinositol 3-phosphate 5-kinase isoform X14 codes for MAAEDKASSSSSAMDWSSEQPLSPTSPSHLTHFKPLTPEQDEPPLRSAYSSFVSLFRFSKEEGRPPSVMEKSQSASSSPQGPRHNWSSPSHSIHGSETHRKHSELLRRTSTASVDWEEGRRKSEAPLGSHDPRTAVQLRTALKRLKEIMEGKSQDSDLKQYWMPDSQCKECYDCNEKFTTFRRRHHCRLCGQIFCSRCCNQEIPGKFMGYTGDLRACTYCRKIALSYAHSTDSSSIGEDLSALSDSPCSVCVLEPTEPRTPVGGRKASRNIFLEEDLAWQRKNSIGMRKNHQESQNSALSSRLTAVQDDMGKSPARKRSASVTNLSLDRSGSSMVPAYESSVSPQNSRALSKTDHSEEERKILLDSSQLKDLWKKICHNSTGMEFQDHRYWLRTYPNCIVGKELVNWLLRNGTISTRAQAIAIGQALVDGRWLDCVTHHDQIFRDEYALYRPLQNTEFSETPSPDSDSVNSLEGHSEPSWFKDIKFDDSDTEQLADENEYVTPNSASPSKRTSVSSFHSAVDSDSAASINLNMEQDNVNFHIKKQAKYPHVPPYQAEQKMEVLLSEDGGQQISISDAFIKESLFNRRVEEKAKEMLFTPLGWHHSSLDQLREENGERKAMERLLSANHSHMMALLQQLLYSESLSLSWRDIIVPVVRQVVQTVRPDVRNCDDDMDIRQFVHIKKIPGGKKFDSAVVNGFVCTKNIAHKKMNPYIKNPKILLLKCSIEYLYREETKFTCIDPIVLQEHEFLKNYVQRIADVRPNLVLVEKTVSRIAQDMLLEHGISLVINVKPQVLDRVSRMTQGDLVISMDQLLTKPRLGTCHKFYLHSFQLPNDEMKTLMFFDGCPPQLGCTIKLRGASEYELARVKEIIIFMVCVAYHSQLEISFLMDEFAMPPSLAESSSFPCLLESTTLEEEDETGGEREGQDNDGSTLGDENLTLLPEGDFEPGHQEVIKAHSREPSISESSNKDGESPRINKNASVSSFSGGEEDVIKTSTPLSSFTSSLPQPVSPPFLISDLKETSQEVIKGSGEEERNKELEEMVHQDSTSSETSLPPARLFRDPLQDDTGLFVTEHVASSDDHLKSISALFKQELKDIILCISPFITFQEPYLLTAAGLHCPSRDYFPEQVYLSPLLNKDSKELDGRRKRQLLKESGPSSGSLTNGTVSHQRTIQILSCHKLTGARIVEQLGSSHELARMLADYRAQGGRIRQREGMQFREAPPTKAPIKSDSEEDKGAGLNEMNWATKLDCLNPINHQRLCVLFSSSSAQSNNAPNPCVSPWIVTMEFYGKNDLTLGVFLERYCFRPSYQCPSMYCETPMVHHIRRFVHGNGCVQIVLKELDSPVPGYQHTILNYSWCRVCKQVTPVVPLSNDSWSMSFAKYLELRFYGNKYTRRANAEPCGHSIHKDYHQYFCYNQMVASFSYISVRLFEICLPPPKILIRSQGPSKANLQQDLKDFSHKVAQVYLAVDDRLTSLKTDTFSKTREEKMEDMFAQKDMEESELRGWIEKLQVRLQTSAMDSPQQLQAVLESVVVKKQGLCETLQSWNNRLLDLFQQEKGRKRQSVPPSPGRHRQATLDESKTSALETSPRNPSPVVPNGEKEDRHLNTFPSSSGSSSLLQLPSPAELTPDVITSGPSFPDLDSVSIPEDMFDGHLLGSNDSQVKEKSTMKTILANLLPGNSYNPIPLPFDPDKHYLMYEHERVPIAVCEREPSSIIAFALSCKEYKTALEELTKTTVKTGADDISQAISSGESRVKNSPAKPSESITSQLSRSSADADPLKEPESGDKQKKQTGNPHIELQFSDANAKFYCRIYYAEEFHKMREEIMESSEDDFVRSLSRCVNWQARGGKSGAVFYATEDDRFILKQMPRLEVQSFLDFAPHYFTYITGSVQQKRPTALAKILGVYRIGYKNSQNNTEKKLDLLVMENLFYGRKMAQVFDLKGSLRNRNVKTELGKESCEVVLLDENLLKLVHDNPLYIRSHCKAILRAAILSDALFLSSHLIIDYSLLVGRDDATNELVVGIIDYIRTFTWDKKLEMVVKSTGILGGQGKMPTVVSPELYRARFCEAMDKYFLMVPDHWTGLGLNC; via the exons ATGGCTGCCGAAGACAAGGCTTCCTCCTCGTCCTCTGCGATGGATTGGAGCTCCGAACAGCCACTCTCACCCACCAGTCCATCCCATCTAACGCACTTCAAACCCCTGACCCCCGAGCAGGACGAGCCGCCCCTGCGCTCCGCCTACAGCTCCTTTGTCAGTCTGTTCCGCTTCAGCAAAg AGGAAGGACGGCCTCCTTCAGTGATGGAGAAAAGTCAGTCAGCTTCATCATCACCGCAGGGGCCACGCCACAACTGGTCAAGTCCCTCCCATTCTATACATGGCTCCGAAACCCACAGGAAACATTCAGAACTTCTCAGAAGAACATCCACTGCTTCAG TGGACTGGGAAG AGGGTCGACGGAAATCAGAAGCACCTCTGGGCAGCCACGATCCCCGAACAGCTGTCCAGCTACGCACAGCCCTCAAGAGACTCAAGGAAATCATGGAAGGGAAAAGTCAG GACAGTGATCTGAAACAGTACTGGATGCCAGACAGCCAGTGTAAAGAGTGCTATGACTGCAACGAGAAATTCACAACCTTTCGACGCCGTCACCATTGTCGACTCTGCGGTCAAATTTTTTGCAGCCGATGCTGCAACCAGGAAATTCCTGGCAAGTTCATGGGCTATACGG GTGATTTACGGGCTTGTACGTACTGTCGCAAGATAGCATTGAGCTACGCTCACTCAACTGACTCAAGCTCCATTGGAGAAGATCTCAGTGCCCTGTCAGACTCGCCATGCTCAGTGTGCGTTCTGGAGCCCACCGAACCACGCACACCTGTGGGAGGCCGCAAAGCCAGCCGGAACATCTTTCTGGAAGAGGACCTGGCCTGGCAAAG AAAAAATTCCATTGGGATGAGGAAGAA TCatcaggaatctcagaacagtgCTCTCAGTTCCAGACTTACAGCAGTCCAGGATGATATGGGCAAGTCACCAGCCAGAAAGAG GTCAGCTAGTGTGACCAACCTGTCCTTGGACCGTTCTGGCTCATCCATGGTTCCTGCCTACGAGAGTTCAGTTAGCCCTCAGAACAGCCGGGCCCTATCCAAGACTGACCACAGCGAAGAGGAGAGAAAGATCCTTCTG GATTCTTCTCAACTTAAAGATCTATGGAAGAAGATTTGCCACAACAGTACAGGAATGGAGTTCCAGGACCATCGGTACTGGCTGCGTACTTACCCCAACTGCATTGTGGGTAAAGAGTTAGTCAACTGGCTCTTACGAAATGGCACTATTTCAACTAG GGCTCAGGCCATAGCTATTGGACAGGCTTTGGTAGATGGCCGCTGGCTTGACTGCGTTACCCATCATGATCAGATCTTCCGTGATGAGTATGCCTTATATCGCCCTCTCCAG AACACAGAGTTCTCAGAAACCCCTTCTCCAGACAGCGACAGTGTGAATTCCCTAGAGGGACACTCCGAACCTTCATGGTTTAAAGACATCAAGTTTGACGATAGTGACACTGAGCAGCTAGCTGATGAAAATGAATATGTCACACCGA ATTCGGCCAGCCCCAGCAAAAGAACATCTGTCAGCAGTTTCCACTCTGCAGTGGACAGTGACTCAGCCGCCTCCATCAACCTAAACATGGAGCAGGACAATGTCAATTTTCACATCAAGAAGCAGGCCAAGTACCCACATGTGCCTCCTTACCAAGCCGAGCAAAAAA TGGAAGTCCTGCTCTCTGAAGATGGAGGTCAGCAAATATCCATCAGTGATGCCTTTATTAAAG AGTCTTTGTTTAACCGGAGAGTTGAGGAGAAAGCTAAAGAGATGCTCTTCACACCTCTCGGCTGGCATCACAGCTCTCTGGACCAGCTGCGGGAAGAGAACGGGGAAAGAAAAGCGATGGAGCGTTTACT GTCTGCTAATCACAGCCACATGATGGCGCTGCTGCAGCAGCTGCTGTACAGCGAATCACTGTCTCTCTCTTGGCGTGATATTATTGTACCTGTGGTGAGGCAAGTTGTGCAGACGGTGCGACCGGATGTGCGCAACTGTGATGATGACATGGATATTCGTCAGTTTGTCCATATCAAGAAG ATTCCAGGAGGAAAGAAGTTTGACTCTGCTGTAGTAAACGGCTTCGTTTGCACAAAgaatattgcacacaaaaag ATGAACCCTTACATCAAAAACCCCAAGATCCTTCTCCTCAAATGCTCCATTGAGTATCTGTACAGAGAAGAGACCAAGTTCACTTGCATTGACCCAATTGTGTTACAG GAGCATGAGTTTCTGAAGAACTATGTTCAGAGGATTGCTGACGTCCGACCGAACCTGGTGCTGGTGGAGAAGACTGTGTCCCGTATCGCTCAGGACATGTTACTGGAACACGGCATTAGCCTTGTGATTAATGTCAAACCT CAAGTCCTGGACCGTGTGAGTCGAATGACTCAAGGAGATTTAGTCATTTCAATGGATCAGCTTCTTACAAAACCTCGTTTGGGTACCTGCCATAAATTTTACCTGCATTCCTTCCAGCTGCCAAATG aTGAGATGAAGACCCTTATGTTTTTTGATGGCTGTCCTCCTCAGCTGGGCTGCACCATCAAGCTCCGTGGTGCTTCAGAGTATGAGCTGGCACGGGTGAAAGAGATCATCATTTTTATGGTGTGTGTGGCTTACCACTCACAGCTGGAGATCTCTTTCCTCATGGATGAGTTTGCTATGCCTCCTAGCCTGGCTGAGAGTTCCTCTTTCCCATGTCTGCTGGAAAGCACCACTTTGGAGGAAGAGGATGAAACTGGTGGGGAACGGGAGGGACAAGATAATGATGGTTCTACACTGGGGGATGAGAACCTCACGCTTCTTCCAGAAGGAGACTTTGAGCCAGGGCATCAGGAGGTCATCAAAGCCCACAGCAGAGAGCCTTCCATCTCTGAATCTTCTAATAAAGATGGAGAAAGCcccagaataaataaaaatgcctcAGTTTCTTCCTTCTCTGGAGGAGAGGAAGATGTTATAAAGACCTCCACACCTCTTTCATCCTTCACTTCCAGTCTTCCCCAGCCAGTGTCACCACCTTTCCTTATTTCAGACCTGAAAGAGACATCACAGGAAGTGATTAAAGGCTCAGGTGAGGAGGAGAGGAATAAAGAGCTGGAGGAGATGGTCCATCAGGACAGCACAAGCTCTGAGACCTCCCTCCCACCAGCCCGGCTCTTCAGGGATCCCTTACAGGATGACACAGGCCTGTTTGTGACCGAACATGTAGCTTCTTCAGATGACCACCTTAAATCCATCTCAGCTTTGTTTAAACAGGAGCTTAAAGACATTATTCTCTGCATTTCACCCTTTATTACCTTTCAGGAGCCATACCTGCTCACGGCTGCTGGACTGCATTGTCCTAGCCGGGATTATTTCCCAGAACAGGTTTACCTTTCTCCTCTTTTGAATAAGGACTCGAAAGAGCTGGACGGACGCCGCAAGAGGCAGCTGCTAAAAGAGTCTGGCCCGAGTTCTGGCAGCCTGACCAATGGTACTGTGTCACACCAACGGACCATCCAGATTTTGTCCTGTCACAAACTCACAGGTGCCCGTATAGTAGAGCAGCTAGGCAGTAGTCACGAGCTGGCACGCATGCTGGCTGACTATCGTGCCCAGGGAGGGCGCATTCGGCAAAGGGAAGGAATGCAATTTCGTGAAGCCCCACCCACAAAGGCGCCAATAAAGTCAGACAGTGAAGAAGATAAAGGGGCAGGACTGAACGAAATGAACTGGGCTACTAAG ttGGACTGTTTAAATCCAATCAACCATCAGAGGCTCTGTGTGCTGTTCAGTAGCTCATCAGCACAATCTAATAATGCCCCAAACCCCTGCGTCAGTCCATG GATTGTAACAATGGAGTTTTATGGAAAGAATGATTTGACTCTTGGCGTATTTCTGGAGAGATACTGTTTCAG ACCCTCTTACCAGTGCCCCAGCATGTACTGTGAGACCCCCATGGTTCACCACATCCGGCGCTTTGTCCATGGTAATGGCTGTGTCCAGATTGTTCTCAAAGAGCTGGACTCGCCTGTACCTGGATATCAGCACACAATCCTCAACTACTCTTGGTGCCGTGTCTGTAAACAG GTGACTCCTGTAGTCCCTTTGTCTAATGACTCCTGGTCCATGTCCTTCGCCAAGTATCTAGAGCTCCGTTTCTATGGTAACAAGTACACCCGTCGGGCCAATGCAGAGCCTTGTGGCCACTCCATACATAAAGATTATCACCAGTACTTCTGCTACAACCAGATGGTGGCTTCATTCAG CTACATCTCAGTGAGGCTATTCGAGATCTGTCTGCCTCCTCCAAAAATCCTCATCAGGAGCCAGGGCCCCTCTAAAGCAAACTTGCAGCAGGACCTCAAAGACTTCTCCCATAA GGTGGCTCAGGTGTACCTGGCCGTAGATGACCGTCTGACCTCCTTAAAAACTGACACCTTCAGCAAGACTAGAGAAGAAAAGATGGAGGACATGTTTGCACAGAAAGAT ATGGAGGAATCAGAGCTTCGTGGCTGGATAGAAAAGCTACAGGTGCGTCTGCAGACCAGCGCGATGGACTCGCCACAACAACTACAGGCTGTTCTGGAGTCAGTGGTGGTCAAAAAGCAGGGTTTGTGTGAGACCTTGCAGTCCTGGAACAACAG ACTTCTAGACTTGTTCCAGCAAGAAAAAGGCAGGAAGCGTCAATCTGTTCCTCCCAGCCCTGGCAGACACAGACAAGCTACATTAGATGAGAGCAAG ACTAGTGCTTTGGAGACCTCTCCTCGTAACCCGTCCCCTGTGGTCCCAAATGGAGAGAAAG AGGACCGTCATCTCAACACTTTTCCGTCAAGTTCAGGGTCTTCATCATTACTTCAGTTACCGTCTCCGGCTGAACTAACTCCAGATGTCATCACGAGCGGACCATCTTTTCCTGATCTGGACTCTGTCAGCATCCCAGAGG ACATGTTCGACGGGCACTTGCTTGGTTCCAATGACAGTCAAGTAAAGGAAAAGTCCACCATGAAAACCATCCTGGCCAACCTGTTACCAGGCAACAGCTACAATCCCATCCCGTTACCTTT TGACCCAGACAAGCACTATTTGATGTATGAGCACGAGAGAGTTCCTAtagctgtgtgtgagagagagcccAGCTCCATCATTGCCTTTGCACTCAG CTGTAAAGAGTATAAAACCGCCCTTGAAGAGCTTACAAAGACAACAGTAAAGACTGGAGCTGATGACATATCTCAGGCCATTAG TTCTGGAGAGAGTAGAGTGAAGAACAGCCCGGCCAAACCTAGTGAAAGCATCACGTCACAGTTGAGCCGCAGCAGCGCTGATGCTGACCCACTCA AGGAGCCTGAAAGTGGAGACAAACAAAAGAAGCAGACCGGAAACCCACACATTGAGCTAC AGTTCTCAGATGCAAATGCCAAGTTTTACTGCCGGATTTACTACGCGGAGGAGTTCCATAAAATGCGGGAAGAGATTATGGAGAGCTCGGAGGATGATTTTGTGCGATCGCTCTCCCGCTGTGTTAACTGGCAGGCTCGTGGCGGGAAGTCTGGTGCAGTTTTCTATGCCACTGAAG ATGATCGGTTTATTCTGAAGCAGATGCCCAGATTAGAGGTCCAGTCCTTCTTAGACTTTGCACCCCACTACTTTACTTACATCACAGGATCAGTTCAGCAAAAA CGACCCACAGCACTTGCTAAGATTCTGGGAGTGTACCGTATCGGCTACAAGAACTCCCAGAACAACACAGAAAAGAAACTGGACCTGTTGGTGATGGAAAACCTTTTCTATGGGCGAAAGATGGCACAG GTGTTTGACCTGAAGGGATCCCTGAGAAACAGGAACGTGAAGACTGAACTAGGAAAGGAGAGCTGTGAGGTGGTGCTCCTGGATGAGAACCTCCTCAAACTGGTGCATGACAATCCCCTTTATATTCGCTCACACTGCAAGGCCATTCTGCGTGCTGCCATCCTCAGTGATGCCCTCTTCCTGTCCAGCCACCTCATCATTGATTATTCCCTGTTGGTTGGCCGTGACGATGCCACGAACGAGCTAGTTGTGGGCATCATAG ATTATATCCGGACTTTCACATGGGATAAAAAGCTGGAGATGGTGGTCAAATCTACCGGGATTCTCGGAGGCCAAG GTAAAATGCCCACGGTGGTGTCACCAGAGCTGTATCGAGCACGTTTCTGTGAGGCCATGGACAAATATTTTCTCATGGTCCCTGATCACTGGACAGGTCTTGGGCTCAACTGCTGA